The following are encoded together in the Pleurocapsa sp. FMAR1 genome:
- a CDS encoding DUF3531 family protein: MEIQFREFNPFDLWIWLEFPTVPSRREQQYIEELFDSWFYLGKLGGYNAENLLVQDVGVEISYMEYDQESLDNALMSPMHNMGEIEYLGVWGRCWFDLGTSDLIAVDILINAMNQLSREFVQIDKLIIGGENEDWSINENNTSKFYSEQR; this comes from the coding sequence ATGGAAATACAATTTCGGGAATTCAACCCTTTCGATTTATGGATTTGGTTAGAGTTTCCTACAGTGCCTTCGAGAAGGGAACAACAATACATAGAAGAGCTATTTGATTCTTGGTTTTATCTTGGTAAGCTGGGAGGCTATAATGCTGAGAATTTGCTCGTCCAGGATGTGGGTGTAGAGATCAGCTATATGGAATACGACCAAGAAAGTTTAGATAATGCTCTGATGTCGCCCATGCACAACATGGGAGAAATTGAATATTTAGGAGTATGGGGTCGATGTTGGTTCGATCTTGGCACAAGTGATTTAATCGCGGTCGACATTTTGATCAATGCCATGAATCAGCTTAGTAGAGAATTTGTGCAAATCGACAAACTAATAATTGGTGGTGAAAACGAAGATTGGTCAATCAACGAAAATAACACCTCAAAATTTTATAGTGAACAACGATAA